The Tenacibaculum sp. MAR_2010_89 sequence GAAGTGTCAAGAGTAGTTATTTGATTATTTTGACATGATACATATTTTAAATCTACATTACTATTAATATTCAAACCTGTCAATTGATTAAAGCCGCATTCCAAATAACTTAAAGCTAGGTTCTGAGTTAAATCAATAGTTGCCAATGAATTTCTCTTACAATTTAATTCTACTAAGTTAACATTATTAGTAAAATCTATAGTAGTTAATTGATTACTCTCACAATTTATAACTGTCAAATTTTTGTTTTGAGTAATATTCAAATTTGTTAATTGATTACTTTCACAAAACAACTCTGTTAAATGAATATTTTGAGAAAGATCCAAACTAGTTAATTGATTCGCATTACAATATAGTTTTGTTACATTAACAAAAGCTTCTATCCCAGTTAAATCTGTAATCTGTTTCCCTTGACAGTATATTACTCCAGTAAAAGCTGTTGCCTCACTACATTGGATCTCTGTATCTCCATTAGTATTAATTAAACTGTTATTTACTAAATATGATTTAAAGTTAGCGTCTGGAATTGTTACATCACACACAGAAGTATTACAATTTATGCCATAGTTTGTATGCGCATCTTTTAATCTCCAATTAGCAATACTATATGCAGGATCATCAACTTGTACACAAAATAAGTTTGGATTATTACGCATTCCTAAATACCTAATTACTCTATTATTACCATTAGCAATATTAAAATTGGTTAAATGATTATCATTAACAGCAACGTTAGATAATTTGCTATTATTTACAAAATTCAAACTAGTTAAGTTATTCTCATAACAGTGTAAATCTCGAAGTTCTAAATTATTAGAAACATCTAAACTTGTTAATTGATTTTTAAAACACGACAATTTTTTTAACCCTATGTTTCTAGAAATATCTAAACTTATTAACTGATTATCTTCACAAAAAATGGTTCTAAGAGACAAGTTATTACCTAAAGTCAAACTTGTTAATTGATTTCTACCACAAATTAAAGTTAACAAACTTGTATTATAGGTCACATTTATATCTGTTAACTGATTATTAAAACACCATAAATGCTTTAATCTTAAGTTACGAGACACATCTATACTAGTTATCTGATTATCGTTACAATGCAAACCTTTTAAATTTACAAAAGCTTCAATCCCTGTTAAATCAGTTATCCCTAAGTTAGTTGCATAAATAGACCCCCAATAGTTACTTGCCTCACTTACTTGTATTTCATTATCTCCATTCCTATTGATACTTGTATTATTTACTAAATAGTTTTTAAAATTAGCATCTGGAATGTTTACATTTTGTGCGCTAACACTAAAAAACGTAGTTATTAGAATAAATAGCGTTAAAGTATTTTTCATCATTTTCTTTTTTGTTTAAAATATCACACAAAAATGAACTACTTCCATAGTATTCTTCCTAATATGTTTCCCAAATCACTATTTTACTTTCCCTATGATTTTATGATTTTCTATCAAAAAAAATACTATGCACGCATAATTTTTTTACAATTTACTATGCGTGCATAATATTTTTTTTATATATTTGACCCAGTATGGAAAAAAACAAATCAATAGATCATCAATTAAGAGCTACATGGCAAGCAGTTGCTAAAATGTATAATGAGCAAGCTGCAAAGCATAATAGCACTATGGCTACAGCTTTTGTTCTACTTAATATTGATTTTGAAGATGGAACTCCCTCTACCGCGCTAGGACCTCTTATGGGTATGGAACCTACTAGTCTTTCTCGTTTATTAAAAACAATGGAAGATAAAAAAATGATTTTCAGGAAAAAAAACCCAAACGACGGTAGAAGTGTTATCATTAAACTAACTGATTACGGTAAAGAAATGCGTGAAGTATCTAAAGGGCACGTATATCAATTTAATAATGAAGTAAGAAAACATATTACTGATGAAGAACTAGAAAACTTCTTTAAAGTAACAAGAACTATAAATCAACTTATTACAGACAAATTGATTTATGGTGATGATATAAATAAACAAGCTGTATAAAACATTAAACTAATGACAAGAAGAATTAAAAAAGTAGCGATTATAGGTTCTGGAATTATGGGATCTGGTATTGCATGTCATTTTGCTAATATTGGCGTTGAAGTATTATTATTAGATATAGTTCCTCGTGAACTTAATGACAAAGAAAAAGCAAAAGGATTGACTTTAGAAGACAAAGCTGTACGTAACCGTTTGGTTAACGATGCACTAACCGCTTCTTTAAAATCAAAACCATCTCCTATTTACAGTAAAAAATTTGCAGATAGAATTACCACTGGTAATATTGATGACGATTTACATAAAATTAAAGATGTAGATTGGATAATGGAGGTTGTTGTTGAACGCTTAGACATAAAACAAAGTGTTTTTGAACAAGTTGAAAAACACCGTACTCCTGGTACTATTATCTCTTCAAATACTTCAGGAATTCCTATCAAGTTTATGAATGAAGGAAGAAGTGAAGATTTTCAAAAACATTTTGCAGTAACTCACTTTTTTAATCCTCCTCGTTATTTAAAATTATTTGAAGTTGTTCCTGGTCCTCAATGTAAACAAGAAGTTACTGACTTCTTAATGGATTATGGTTCTAAGTTTTTAGGAAAAACTTCTGTTTTAGCTAAAGATACTCCAGCTTTTATAGGAAATAGAATTGGAATTTTCGGAATTCAATCTTTATTTCATCAAGTAAAAGAATTAGGATTAACTATTGAAGAAGTTGATAAATTAACTGGTCCTGTAATTGGTCGCCCAAAATCGGCTACTTTTAGAACTGTTGATGTTGTAGGTCTTGATACTTTAGTACATGTTGCTAATGGTATTTATGAAAACTGCCCAAATGATGAAGCTCATAATTTATTTAAGCTTCCTGATTTCATCAACACCATGATGGAAAACAAATGGTTAGGTAGTAAAACCAAACAAGGTTTCTACAAAAAATCAGTGAATGCTGAAGGTAAAAAAGAAATTTTATCATTAGACTTAGACACGATGGAATATCGTTCTAAAAAACGTGCAAAGTTTGCTACTTTAGAATTAACAAAAACCATTGACAAACCAATTGATCGTTTTAAAGTATTAGTTGGAGGAAAAGATAAAGCGGGTGAATTTTACCGTAAGAATTTCGCAGCTATGTTTGCGTATGTTCAAAATAGAATTCCAGAGATATCTGACGAATTATACAAAATTGACGATGCCATGAAAGCTGGTTTCGGATGGGAAAATGGACCTTTCGAAATTTGGGATGCTGTAGGAGTAGAAAAAGGTATCGAATTAATGAAAGCTGAAGGTAAAGAGCCTGCTGCTTGGGTTGTTGAAATGTTAGCAAAAGGTTCGTCTTCTTTCTATTCAGTTAAAGAAGGAGCAACTTATTACTATGATGTAAATGCAAAAGTTCAAACCAAAAAACCAGGCCAAGATTCATTTATCATCTTAGATAATATTCGTAAAACAAATGAGGTATTTAAAAACTCAGGAGTAGTTATTGAAGATATAGGAGGTGGTATTTTAAATTGTGAATTCCAATCTAAAATGAACACTATAGGTGGAGATGTTTTAGCTGGATTAAACAAAGCAATTGATTTAGCAGAAAAAGACTTTCAAGGATTAGTAGTTGGTAATCAAGCGGCAAACTTCTCAGTAGGTGCTAACATAGGAATGATTTTTATGATGGCAGTTGAGCAAGAGTATGATGAATTAAATATGGCTATTAAGTATTTCCAAGATACTATGATGCGTATGCGTTATTCATCAATCCCAACAATTTCTGCACCTCATGGAATGGCTTTAGGTGGTGGATGTGAATTATCATTACATGCTGATAAAGTAGTTGCTGCTGCTGAAACATACATGGGATTAGTTGAGTTTGGAGTTGGAGTTATCCCTGGTGGAGGTGGTTCTAAAGAGATGGCTTTAAGAGCATCAGACACTTTCCGTACAGGAGATGTACAATTAAATGTACTTCAAGAATATTTCTTAACTATAGGTATGGCAAAAGTATCAACTTCAGCTTATGAAGCTTTTGACTTAGGCTTATTACAAAAAGGAAAAGATGTTGTTGTTGTAAATAAAGAACGTCAAATTGCACAAGCTAAAAAGCATGCTGTTTTATTAGCAGAAGCTGGTTATACACAACCCGTAAAACGTGAAGATGTTTTAGTATTAGGTAAACAAGCTTTAGGTGCATTTATGGTTGCTACCGATTCAATGCAAGCTAGTAAGTTTATCTCTGAGCATGACCAAAAAATTGCCAATAAGTTAGCTTATGTAATGGCAGGTGGAGATTTATCAGAACCAACAAAAGTTTCTGAACAATATTTATTAAACATAGAGCGTGAAGCGTTCTTAAGTTTATGTACAGAGCGCAAAACATTAGAGCGTATTCAGCACATGTTAAAAACTGGTAAACCATTAAGAAACTAAGAAAAATGAAAACAGCATATATAGTAAAAGGATATAGAACCGCCGTAGGAAAATCTAAAAGAGGTGCGTTCAGATTTAAAAGAGCTGATGAATTAGCTGCTGAAACTATCGAATATATGATGGAGCAGTTACCTGAGTTCGATAAAAAACGTATTGATGATGTAATTGTTGGTAATGCAATGCCAGAAGGTTCTCAAGGTTTAAATATGGCTCGTTTAATTTCTTTAATGGGTTTAAAAATTGAAGACGTTCCAGGTGTTACCGTTAATCGTTTTTGTTCTTCAGGATTAGAAACTATTGGTATGGCAGTTGCAAAAATTCAATCAGGAATGGCTGATTGTG is a genomic window containing:
- a CDS encoding T9SS type A sorting domain-containing protein, which produces MMKNTLTLFILITTFFSVSAQNVNIPDANFKNYLVNNTSINRNGDNEIQVSEASNYWGSIYATNLGITDLTGIEAFVNLKGLHCNDNQITSIDVSRNLRLKHLWCFNNQLTDINVTYNTSLLTLICGRNQLTSLTLGNNLSLRTIFCEDNQLISLDISRNIGLKKLSCFKNQLTSLDVSNNLELRDLHCYENNLTSLNFVNNSKLSNVAVNDNHLTNFNIANGNNRVIRYLGMRNNPNLFCVQVDDPAYSIANWRLKDAHTNYGINCNTSVCDVTIPDANFKSYLVNNSLINTNGDTEIQCSEATAFTGVIYCQGKQITDLTGIEAFVNVTKLYCNANQLTSLDLSQNIHLTELFCESNQLTNLNITQNKNLTVINCESNQLTTIDFTNNVNLVELNCKRNSLATIDLTQNLALSYLECGFNQLTGLNINSNVDLKYVSCQNNQITTLDTSNNSKLKSLECSYNQVASLDLTQNIDLIAVRATNNQLTALNVTNGFNQNMLDFRITNNPNLLCVQVDNPAYSTTNWTFKDSQTSYSANCNSVCTVNIPDVNFKSYLVNNNLINTNGNTEIECSEAVAFTGIINCSNKSIANLTGIEAFTALTRLDCSQNQLTSLDVSVNTNLRYLNCRSNALTTIDVSNNLGLRIFNCSQNQLTTIDVTNNAGLVNLYCNQNQLTSLNVTTNASLKYLNCKLNQLTSIDVSNNLALDIFYCGNNLIGDLDVSNNPNLRYFNSKNGALKNLNVANGQNLSIASFDIRNNPDLTCVQVDDVAHSTSSWTNKDSQTNYSTLCSTVPIVAPMLSKAFKEISMYPNPAKSMLHINSEENTVSKIEILDFSGRVLRGEINIKKGIDISNLKSGIYSVKIFLENDFIIKRLIKE
- a CDS encoding MarR family winged helix-turn-helix transcriptional regulator, with the translated sequence MEKNKSIDHQLRATWQAVAKMYNEQAAKHNSTMATAFVLLNIDFEDGTPSTALGPLMGMEPTSLSRLLKTMEDKKMIFRKKNPNDGRSVIIKLTDYGKEMREVSKGHVYQFNNEVRKHITDEELENFFKVTRTINQLITDKLIYGDDINKQAV
- a CDS encoding 3-hydroxyacyl-CoA dehydrogenase/enoyl-CoA hydratase family protein, translated to MTRRIKKVAIIGSGIMGSGIACHFANIGVEVLLLDIVPRELNDKEKAKGLTLEDKAVRNRLVNDALTASLKSKPSPIYSKKFADRITTGNIDDDLHKIKDVDWIMEVVVERLDIKQSVFEQVEKHRTPGTIISSNTSGIPIKFMNEGRSEDFQKHFAVTHFFNPPRYLKLFEVVPGPQCKQEVTDFLMDYGSKFLGKTSVLAKDTPAFIGNRIGIFGIQSLFHQVKELGLTIEEVDKLTGPVIGRPKSATFRTVDVVGLDTLVHVANGIYENCPNDEAHNLFKLPDFINTMMENKWLGSKTKQGFYKKSVNAEGKKEILSLDLDTMEYRSKKRAKFATLELTKTIDKPIDRFKVLVGGKDKAGEFYRKNFAAMFAYVQNRIPEISDELYKIDDAMKAGFGWENGPFEIWDAVGVEKGIELMKAEGKEPAAWVVEMLAKGSSSFYSVKEGATYYYDVNAKVQTKKPGQDSFIILDNIRKTNEVFKNSGVVIEDIGGGILNCEFQSKMNTIGGDVLAGLNKAIDLAEKDFQGLVVGNQAANFSVGANIGMIFMMAVEQEYDELNMAIKYFQDTMMRMRYSSIPTISAPHGMALGGGCELSLHADKVVAAAETYMGLVEFGVGVIPGGGGSKEMALRASDTFRTGDVQLNVLQEYFLTIGMAKVSTSAYEAFDLGLLQKGKDVVVVNKERQIAQAKKHAVLLAEAGYTQPVKREDVLVLGKQALGAFMVATDSMQASKFISEHDQKIANKLAYVMAGGDLSEPTKVSEQYLLNIEREAFLSLCTERKTLERIQHMLKTGKPLRN